CTACGGCCCGCCACCTTGTCGAACTCGTCGATGAAGATGATGCCCTCCTGCTGGGCGCGTTCGAGGGCCTCGAGCTTGATCTTCTCCATGTCCAGCAGCGAGTCGATCTCCTCCTCCATCAGAACCTTGCGAGCCTCGGCGATGCGCAGCTTGGCCTGCTTGCTCTTCTTCGGGACGAACTTGTCCATCAGGCCCTGCAACTGCTCCATGCCCATCATGTCCATGCCGCCGCCCCCCGGACCGCCCATCATGCCGAAGGGCATTTGCCCCCTCTCCGTCACAGTCACTTCGACTTCGCGATCGTCGAGAACGCCCTGGATCAACTGGCCCATCAACTTCTCGCGCCGCCGCCACCAGACGTAGGACGCGTGGCTCTCCTCCGACTCTTCGCCTTTCAGCTTGGGCAGGACATACTCCACCTTTGGACGACCGTCCTTGCGTGTCACTTCCTTGCGCACATCGCTGGGCACCGGCATCAGCAGATCCATCAGCCGGTTGTTCACGACGTGCTCCAGGCAGACGCGCATGTCCTCGACCTTCTCGTCGCGAACCATCTTGATGGCGTTCTCGACCAGGTCGCGGACCATGGACTCGACGTCCCGGCCGACATAGCCGACCTCGGTGTACTTGGTGGCCTCGACCTTGACGAACGGCGCCCGCGCCAGGCGCGCCAATCGCCGGGCGATCTCGGTCTTGCCGATGCCCGTCGGTCCCATCATCAGGATATTCTTTGGGGAGACTTCGTCGCGCAGGGAATCCGGCAACTGGCGCCGCCGGGCGCGATTTCGCAGTGCGATCGCCACCACGCGCTTCGCCCGTTCCTGGCTGATGATGTACTTGTCCAGTTCCGCAACAATCTGGCGTGGAGTGAGTTCGCTATCGAGGAATCGTGACACAGTTGGAGCCTCCCGGTTCGCATTGGTCCCAAATGTAGCGCCCGGAGTGCCAACGCGGCCCCAAAAAGCCGTGGAATTCGCAACACGGATCAAGCATTCTCCCCCGTTGTGTGCCAGTCTCCCGTCACTACTCAGGGAGTGAGCCGTGAGAACAACGACATGGCAGGACTATCAGGATCGGATTCTCGCCGTCCTCAATCACATCCAGCAAAACCTGGATGAGGATCTGGGGTGGCGGGATCTCGCCCGGATCGCCCACTTCTCGCCCCACCACTTCCACCGGATCTTCAGTGGGATGGTGGGGGAGAGCATCGGCGAGCACATCCGGCGAATCCGCCTGGAGCGCGCCGCGTATCGCCTTCTGTCGACGCACCAGTCGGTCACCGTGATTGCCTTCGATGCCGGATTCGAAACGCACGAGTCCTTCACGAGGGCATTCCGCGACTGGTTCGGGATGGCGCCGAGCAGCTACCGCCGCACCCCGTCGCCGCCCCAGCCGAGACAGGTCCCGACCATCATCCACTACCAGCCCGCCGGCGTTCTCCACGGATTCACTCCGATCATCTCGGGAGGAACGAAAATGGAAGTCTCAATCGTCGAAATCCCGCGCATGCGCGTTGCCTGCATGCGCCACACCGGCCCCGGGCCCGATTGCGGTCCCGTCGTCGACAGCCTGGACAAGTGGGCCCGCCGCCGCGGACTCGTGAACAACAAGACCGTCTTCGTCGGCGTTTCCTATGGGCCGATCAACTACGACGCATGTGTGACTGTGGATGAGAAGTTTGAGCCGAGCGCAGACGACGAAGGCGTTGAGATTCAGGAGATCGGCGGGGGCGAGTACGCCCGCGTCCTCCACGAGGGGCCGCTTGAGCGCCTCGGCGAGACCTACGCGTACATCATCGGCCAGTGGGCGCCTCACAGCGGGCGAGAGCTGGCCCACCGGCCATGCCTCGAATTTCCGAAGAACGACCCGAGCAGCACGCCCCCGGAGGACATTCGGATGGAGATCTGCGTGGCGCTGGAATGAGGGGGATCAGGCGTGTTCGAAGACGATAGACTGCGCCAGTTGATCGGCCGTCTGCCGATCGACCAGGCGTGCGACCAGCGCCAGCCCGAAGTCCACGGCGGTTCCGACGCCGCGGCTCGTGATGAAATTGCCATCCTCGACAACCGGCTCTCGCACGACCGTGGCGCCGGCCATGGCGCCTTCACACTTCGGAAAGCACGTCGCCCGTCGGTCTTCGAGCAATCCCGCCGCGGCAAGCACTGTTGGCGCGGCACAGATCGCCGCGACCACGCGGCTGGCCGCCGCCTGTCGCCGAAGCAAGTCATGCAACCCCGGGACATCGTTCAGTTTGGCTGCGCCCGGACCGCCGGGAAGAACCACGGCGTCGAACTCGCCCTCCTGAACATCCGCAAAGATGGCGTCCGTTTGAACCTGGATGTCGTGGGAACCCGTGGCGGTCTGCTTTCCGATGCCCGCCGTGGTCACGTCGATCCCGCCACGGCGCATCAGATCGATCGCAGCGATCGCTTCCACTTCCTCAAAGCCATCGATCAGTGGAACCAGGGCGGTGGGCATGGCGATCTCCTGCGAAATTGGAACTCAGTAAATCGGGTAGGTGACGTCGGCAGGTGGAACGTAGCGCTCCGGCGCGGCTGGCTTCTTCTCGACGCGGGCCCTGCGGCCGTCGCCGGGCAGACCCTCGTAGGCGTAGACGTAAGCTCGCATGCTGCCCTGCACGACGAAGGAGAACAGGACAAGGCCGAGAATCAGATAGACGATGGCTCGCCCGGGCGGACCGGTCAGGTTGCGCTTCATCTTGTTCGTCACGGCGGGCTCCTTCGGCAGGGTCCGCTGATTGTGCGAATCCGCGCGGGCAAGGGCAAGGGCGGAGTGGGGCGGGGCGCCGCGCCAGATTCTCTTTGCGCCCGGCGGGCCTCGCGGCGTTGCGTGTGGGGGCTATGGGCAAGGGATCATCCATCACCTTCTCGATCGTCATTGTTTCGCTGAACGGGCGCCAGCGGCTGGCTTTG
This DNA window, taken from bacterium, encodes the following:
- the hslU gene encoding ATP-dependent protease ATPase subunit HslU yields the protein MSRFLDSELTPRQIVAELDKYIISQERAKRVVAIALRNRARRRQLPDSLRDEVSPKNILMMGPTGIGKTEIARRLARLARAPFVKVEATKYTEVGYVGRDVESMVRDLVENAIKMVRDEKVEDMRVCLEHVVNNRLMDLLMPVPSDVRKEVTRKDGRPKVEYVLPKLKGEESEESHASYVWWRRREKLMGQLIQGVLDDREVEVTVTERGQMPFGMMGGPGGGGMDMMGMEQLQGLMDKFVPKKSKQAKLRIAEARKVLMEEEIDSLLDMEKIKLEALERAQQEGIIFIDEFDKVAGRSIEGRGPDVSREGVQRDILPIVEGSTIMTKHGMVTTEHILFIAAGAFHVAKPSDLIPELQGRFPLRVELIPLTQSDFRRILTEPENALTLQYTELLQTEGVELVWEDDGIDEIARIAAHVNSSTENIGARRLHTILEKILEDVSFEAPDMGQGRIVINRGFVQQSLDEVLKNEDLSRYIL
- a CDS encoding AraC family transcriptional regulator; translated protein: MRTTTWQDYQDRILAVLNHIQQNLDEDLGWRDLARIAHFSPHHFHRIFSGMVGESIGEHIRRIRLERAAYRLLSTHQSVTVIAFDAGFETHESFTRAFRDWFGMAPSSYRRTPSPPQPRQVPTIIHYQPAGVLHGFTPIISGGTKMEVSIVEIPRMRVACMRHTGPGPDCGPVVDSLDKWARRRGLVNNKTVFVGVSYGPINYDACVTVDEKFEPSADDEGVEIQEIGGGEYARVLHEGPLERLGETYAYIIGQWAPHSGRELAHRPCLEFPKNDPSSTPPEDIRMEICVALE
- a CDS encoding DJ-1/PfpI family protein, whose protein sequence is MPTALVPLIDGFEEVEAIAAIDLMRRGGIDVTTAGIGKQTATGSHDIQVQTDAIFADVQEGEFDAVVLPGGPGAAKLNDVPGLHDLLRRQAAASRVVAAICAAPTVLAAAGLLEDRRATCFPKCEGAMAGATVVREPVVEDGNFITSRGVGTAVDFGLALVARLVDRQTADQLAQSIVFEHA